A portion of the Stigmatopora argus isolate UIUO_Sarg chromosome 15, RoL_Sarg_1.0, whole genome shotgun sequence genome contains these proteins:
- the LOC144089877 gene encoding amino acid transporter heavy chain SLC3A2-like: protein MDTKEDQNPKPEQVDVEDLDAPLEQAVTRGEEAATADADATEADVSEVVLDENQEKQDKEEEKQEEEKQPMTDGGDRPDSALSEKNGCVKVKLEYDEDEKFTGLNKEELMRVAGTPGWVRTRWALLILFWLGWLGMLGGAALLIVQAPRCRELPVTYWWNQGALYRVSSVQAFTQSGDIAGVRQKLDALNRMKFKGLVVGPVHVAPPDDAAALNFEEIAPEAGSLEQFKDLLLVAHRKSMSVVLDLTPNYLGSSGSWYSKASVTAVAEKLKSALVFWFGEGVDGVQLADAEYVAAAAPSVWDDIRTIVGNGTNERPTRRLLMVVSERRSAAGVSGALASTGADLLTSDVLLDGDAERRVRSVLELYAVHGPLRLAWNLGGRLRGHLASLVEADLVALYQVLLFTLPGTPVLEYGDEIGLTDDDTKFPKMIWDSPEEEGEELNGTLKDAPKRRASSRELVGRLSELRAKERSLLFGDLDVVANSSTSLAFVRSWDRNARFLAAFNWGPEEDGPSGPLGPPGALPPLAEVLVATGGVPEVGAHVNPAKLRLGAGQALLLKFPHAG from the exons ATGGACACCAAAGAAGACCAGAATCCCAAACCGGAGCAGGTCGATGTGGAGGATCTCGATGCTCCACTCGAGCAGGCCGTAACTCGTGGTGAAGAGGCTGCGACGGCGGATGCTGATGCGACGGAGGCCGATGTGAGCGAGGTGGTCCTGGATGAGAATCAGGAGAAGCAGgacaaggaggaggagaagcaggaggaggagaagcaACCCATGACCGATGGAGGCGACCGACCCGATTCCGCCTTGTCGGAGAAGAACGGTTGCGTAAAGGTCAAGCTGGAATACGACGAGGACGAGAAGTTCACGGGGCTCAACAAGGAGGAGCTGATGCGAGTGGCAGGCACACCCGG gTGGGTGCGCACTCGCTGGGCTTTGCTGATTTTGTTCTGGTTGGGCTGGCTCGGCATGCTAGGGGGCGCCGCGCTGCTCATCGTGCAAGCGCCGCGCTGCCGAGAACTGCCCGTCACTTACTGGTGGAACCAGGGGGCGCTCTACCGCGTCTCCAGCGTGCAGGCTTTCACCCAGTCAGGAGACATCGCGG GTGTGCGGCAGAAGCTGGACGCCTTGAACCGGATGAAGTTTAAGGGTTTGGTGGTGGGGCCGGTCCACGTGGCCCCGCCCGACGACGCGGCGGCGCTCAACTTTGAGGAGATCGCCCCCGAGGCGGGAAGTCTGGAGCAGTTTAAAGACCTCCTCCTGGTCGCGCACAGGAAAA GTATGTCTGTGGTTTTGGACCTGACTCCGAACTACCTTGGCTCCAGCGGGTCCTGGTACTCCAAAGCCAGCGTGACGGCGGTGGCCGAGAAACTGAAG TCCGCGTTGGTGTTCTGGTTCGGCGAGGGGGTGGACGGCGTCCAGCTCGCCGACGCCGAGTACGTGGCGGCCGCCGCCCCGTCCGTTTGGGACGACATCCGGACCATCGTGGGGAACGGGACCAACGAGCGCCCCACGAGGAG ACTCCTGATGGTCGTGAGCGAGCGGAGGTCGGCCGCGGGCGTCTCCGGCGCCCTGGCCTCCACCGGCGCCGACCTCTTGACGTCCGACGTCCTCCTGGACGGCGACGCTGAGAGGCGGGTCCGATCCGTCCTGGAGCTGTACGCCGTCCACGGGCCGCTGCGGCTGGCCTGGAACCTGGGGGGGCGTCTTCGAGGTCACCTGGCCTCGCTGGTGGAAGCCGATTTGGTGGCGCTTTACCAGGTGTTGCTCTTCACGCTGCCCGGGACGCCCGTGCTGGAGTACGGCGACGAGATCGGGCTGACGGACGAC GACACGAAGTTTCCTAAGATGATATGGGACTCTCctgaggaggagggggaggagcttAACGGCACCTTAAAG gaCGCCCCGAAGCGCCGTGCTTCTTCTCGTGAGCTGGTGGGGCGCTTGAGCGAACTCCGTGCCAAAGAGCGCTCCCTGCTCTTCGGCGACTTGGACGTGGTGGCCAACTCGTCCACGTCGCTGGCCTTCGTGCGCTCGTGGGACCGCAACGCACGCTTCCTGGCCGCTTTCAATTGGGGGCCGGAGGAAGACGGGCCCTCGGGGCCCCTGGGGCCCCCCGGGGCGCTGCCGCCGCTGGCCGAGGTGCTCGTGGCCACCGGGGGCGTCCCGGAGGTGGGCGCCCACGTGAACCCCGCCAAGTTGCGTTTGGGGGCCGGCCAGGCGCTGCTGCTCAAGTTCCCCCACGCCGGGTAG
- the mdga2a gene encoding MAM domain-containing glycosylphosphatidylinositol anchor protein 2 produces the protein MGPLVALVWLLSAVVRGGHAQGVYAPPTVAIVHSGQACNVEEERHSERVYTIREGETLELLCLVTGHPRPQVRWTKTAGGNSERQAESWAQNDTLKIEHVNRHQGGRYYCKADNGMGTPAIRSIRVDVYFLDEPLITVHQSVGDAKELFYFERTVFLRCVSTSNPPVHYTWRRGRQVLSQGADAGVDIYEPFFTQGETKILKLKNLRPQDYANYTCVASVRNVCDIPDKIAHFSLNNRTAPPSIKLLVEDPLVVNPGETATLVCQASGGDPPPGLKWVRPGGEPLPKGSVALGGTLSIPAVAVDDGGAYSCLADNNVGNAARKSANVLVRGLRKARFWITPDPYHNDDHIQIGREVKISCQVEATPPEELRFGWLKNGRPLRSSERMVIAHADGEGSPGVTDLDIIDLKFTDFGTYTCVASLRDGGSPEISIDVNISSTTVPPELTVPRGRSQIIAQEGEAVELQCLVSGKPKPAVLWSRVEDGDAPPAEAPAGAPAGLPPASEDPAQTESSHGVLRLGNVTREMGGTYRCRTSRYNGFNVKPREALIQLLVHFPPVVEPAFSEVRQALGRAFGLTCRLLRAHPARRLRYEWKLGSRLLTVGQLDERRDDTHYQVRALNREGYGEYTCDISNEAGAGRCTFLVTGKAYPPEFYYDTRGALWQNRPRSYGFKLQWTQMEPGAVDRVLAYRLGRRQVGQSRWWEQEIPMEANIHQGELLTYNLTDLVKPESYVVRLTPITRYGEGDATERVVAYSAPVNPHLREFQCAFEDEALCLFSQDKSDDFDWTRHSAASRDTKYTPNTGPSADRRGSKQGYYVYIETSRPRMEGDKARLLSPFFNTGSKSGAAYCLAFFYHMYGKHIGALNVFLRQKGAPATPEDAVWSLSGNQGERWRRAAVDIHPSADFQVVLEGIRGAGIEGDVAVDDVAIQEGPCKDPPSNNLISFAPPRRSSLPAGLLALGTALIGRRR, from the exons ATGGGCCCGCTGGTGGCGCTCGTGTGGCTCTTGAGCGCCGTCGTGCGCGGCGGCCACGCGCAGGGCGTGTACG CGCCACCTACGGTGGCCATCGTGCACTCGGGACAAGCGTGCAACGTGGAAGAGGAACGACACAGCGAGCGCGTCTACACCATCCGGGAAGGAGAAACCCTAGAACTGCTCTGCCTGGTCACCGGGCACCCTCGACCCCAG GTACGCTGGACTAAAACGGCGGGCGGAAATTCCGAGCGCCAAGCCGAGTCTTGGGCGCAGAACGACACCCTGAAGATCGAACACGTCAACCGCCACCAGGGGGGGCGCTACTACTGCAAGGCCGACAACGGCATGGGGACCCCCGCCATCCGCTCCATAAGGGTCGACGTATACT TTTTGGACGAGCCGCTGATCACGGTGCACCAAAGCGTGGGCGACGCCAAGGAGCTCTTCTACTTCGAGCGCACGGTCTTCCTGCGCTGCGTCTCCACGTCCAACCCGCCCGTCCACTACACCTGGAGGAGAGGTCGGCAGGTCCTCTCTCAGGGAGCGGACGCCGGGGTGGACATCTACGAGCCCTTCTTCACGCAG GGCGAGACCAAGATCCTCAAGCTGAAGAACCTGCGTCCTCAGGATTACGCCAACTACACGTGCGTGGCCTCCGTCAGGAACGTCTGCGACATTCCGGACAAGATCGCCCACTTTAGCCTCAACAACAGGACGG CGCCGCCCTCCATCAAGCTCCTGGTGGAAGACCCCCTGGTGGTGAACCCGGGCGAGACGGCCACGCTGGTGTGCCAGGCGTCCGGCGGGGACCCGCCCCCCGGCCTCAAGTGGGTGCGCCCCGGCGGCGAGCCGCTGCCCAAGGGGAGCGTGGCCCTGGGGGGCACGCTCAGCATCCCCGCCGTGGCCGTGGACGACGGCGGCGCCTACAGCTGCCTGGCCGACAACAACGTGGGCAACGCCGCCAGGAAGTCGGCCAACGTGCTGGTCAGAG GTCTACGCAAGGCCCGCTTCTGGATCACCCCGGACCCGTACCACAACGACGACCACATTCAAATCGGGCGCGAGGTGAAGATCAGCTGCCAAGTGGAGGCCACGCCCCCCGAGGAGCTGCGCTTCGGCTGGCTGAAGAACGGTCGCCCGCTGCGCAGCTCCGAGCGAATGGTCATCGCGCACGCGGACGGCGAGGGCTCGCCGGGGGTGACCGACCTGGACATCATCGACCTCAAGTTCACCGACTTCGGCACGTACACGTGCGTGGCGTCGCTCAGGGACGGCGGCAGTCCCGAGATCAGCATCGACGTCAACATCTCGTCCACCACGG TCCCACCGGAGCTGACGGTGCCCAGGGGGCGCTCTCAGATCATCGCGCAGGAGGGCGAGGCGGTGGAACTGCAGTGTTTGGTGTCGGGCAAACCCAAACCCGCCGTCCTGTGGTCCCGCGTGGAGGACGGCGACGCCCCCCCGGCGGAAGCCCCGGCGGGAGCCCCGGCGGGGCTTCCGCCGGCGAGCGAGGACCCCGCCCAGACGGAAAGTTCCCACGGCGTCCTGAGGCTGGGCAACGTGACGCGGGAGATGGGCGGGACTTACCGCTGCCGGACCAGCCGATACAACGGCTTCAACGTCAAACCCCGAGAGGCGCTGATCCAGCTGCTGGTGCATT TCCCGCCGGTGGTGGAACCGGCGTTCTCGGAGGTGCGTCAGGCCCTGGGGCGGGCCTTCGGGCTGACCTGCCGGCTGCTGCGCGCCCACCCGGCCCGCCGGCTACGCTACGAGTGGAAATTGGGCTCGCGGCTGCTGACGGTGGGGCAGCTGGACGAGCGGCGCGACGACACGCACTACCAGGTGCGCGCGCTCAACCGCGAGGGCTACGGCGAGTACACCTGCGACATCAGCAACGAGGCCGGAGCCGGGAGGTGCACCTTCCTGGTCACCG GGAAGGCGTACCCTCCCGAGTTTTACTACGACACCCGCGGCGCCCTGTGGCAGAACCGTCCCCGCTCCTACGGCTTCAAGCTGCAGTGGACCCAGATGGAGCCCGGCGCCGTGGACCGCGTCCTGGCCTACAGGCTGGGCCGGCGACAG GTGGGCCAGAGCCGCTGGTGGGAGCAGGAGATCCCCATGGAGGCCAACATCCACCAGGGGGAGCTGTTAACGTACAACCTGACGGACCTGGTCAAACCCGAGTCCTACGTGGTCCGCCTGACGCCCATCACGCGCTACGGCGAGGGCGACGCCACCGAGCGCGTGGTGGCCTACAGCG CTCCGGTCAATCCACATCTCA GGGAGTTCCAGTGCGCTTTCGAGGACGAGGCCCTGTGCCTCTTCTCTCAGGACAAAAGCGACGACTTTGATTGGACGCGCCACAGCGCTGCCTCCCGCGACACCAAGTACACGCCCAACACGGGACCCAGCGCCGACCGCCGCGGTTCCAAGCAAG GATACTACGTGTACATCGAGACGTCCCGTCCCAGGATGGAGGGCGACAAGGCCCGCCTCCTGTCGCCCTTTTTCAACACGGGCTCCAAAAGCGGCGCCGCCTACTGCCTGGCCTTCTTCTACCACATGTACGGAAAGCACATAG GAGCCCTCAACGTCTTTCTGAGGCAAAAGGGGGCGCCGGCGACGCCGGAGGACGCCGTGTGGAGTCTGAGCGGTAACCAAGGCGAGCGATGGCGCCGTGCCGCCGTGGACATCCACCCCAGCGCGGACTTCCAG GTGGTGCTGGAGGGCATCCGCGGCGCCGGCATCGAGGGCGACGTCGCCGTGGACGACGTGGCCATTCAGGAGGGTCCGTGCAAGGATCCGCCGTCCAACA ACCTGATCTCGTTCGCCCCGCCCCGTCGGTCCAGCTTACCGGCGGGCCTGCTGGCACTCGGCACGGCTCTGATTGGCCGAAGGAGGTGA